One region of Sulfurisphaera ohwakuensis genomic DNA includes:
- a CDS encoding glycosyltransferase → MKITIITSLTSNYSGGSTHVNNVVYRLTRHFEVEFIPSINFFVNNPKAEEELENIQKKGVKIPEFVYSLSLTNLKPSFLPYSPSVYKTFAEKVKLDSDFIYDPDYTTPESVFISNINKIPLGLTLHEPLYSFSQSVFYTYYSLKPFFFNSMDYFVKRSIALYLLTRRKREYIKQAKYLNFIAGVSKGTLDSVKVNKVKKYLLQPGNGVDRELLNYRTRDKEDYVVFWTTLIPPKGILNFVYVLKLLKNRGIKVKAKVAGKFLYEKFKNFFFKYVKDNSLDIEYLGFIEKKKLYEVASKARLLIYPSLADGFSLTILEALALGTPVIAYSIPTVHSVYKDIPAVRFVKEGNVNKMAEEVKKELNKGELLNAVFSDKVRSFIEFHNWDNVTESIAKILKEEIEQRKRKDNSFS, encoded by the coding sequence GTGAAAATAACAATTATAACAAGTTTAACTTCAAATTACTCCGGCGGATCTACTCACGTAAACAATGTCGTTTACAGATTAACGAGACATTTTGAAGTGGAATTTATTCCTTCAATAAACTTCTTTGTTAATAATCCTAAAGCTGAAGAAGAATTGGAAAATATACAAAAGAAGGGAGTTAAAATTCCAGAATTTGTTTATTCTTTATCTTTAACTAACCTTAAGCCTTCTTTTCTTCCGTACTCTCCTTCAGTATACAAGACTTTTGCTGAAAAAGTTAAACTTGACTCCGACTTTATATACGATCCAGACTATACTACGCCAGAGAGTGTATTCATCTCAAATATAAATAAAATACCATTAGGTCTAACTCTTCATGAACCTTTATACTCTTTCTCACAAAGCGTATTTTACACTTACTACTCATTAAAGCCTTTTTTCTTTAATTCAATGGATTATTTCGTGAAGAGGTCTATCGCACTTTATTTGCTTACTAGGAGAAAAAGAGAGTATATTAAGCAAGCTAAATACTTAAACTTCATAGCAGGAGTAAGCAAAGGCACTTTAGATTCTGTAAAAGTTAATAAAGTAAAAAAGTACCTCCTTCAACCTGGTAATGGAGTCGATAGAGAGCTTTTAAATTATAGAACTAGAGATAAGGAAGACTACGTAGTATTCTGGACTACATTAATTCCGCCCAAGGGTATACTGAACTTCGTTTACGTACTTAAGCTTTTGAAGAATAGAGGGATTAAAGTCAAAGCTAAGGTTGCTGGAAAATTTCTTTATGAGAAGTTCAAAAACTTCTTCTTTAAGTATGTGAAAGATAACTCTCTAGATATAGAATATTTGGGTTTTATTGAGAAAAAGAAACTTTATGAAGTAGCATCAAAAGCAAGACTTCTAATATATCCCTCTTTGGCTGATGGTTTCTCCCTAACTATATTAGAAGCCTTAGCATTGGGAACTCCTGTTATAGCGTATTCAATACCTACAGTGCATTCTGTGTATAAAGATATTCCTGCTGTAAGATTTGTTAAGGAAGGTAATGTAAATAAAATGGCAGAAGAAGTTAAAAAAGAGCTTAACAAAGGAGAGCTATTGAATGCAGTTTTTAGTGATAAAGTAAGGTCATTCATAGAGTTCCATAATTGGGATAACGTTACCGAAAGCATAGCAAAGATATTAAAAGAAGAGATCGAGCAAAGAAAGAGGA
- a CDS encoding glycosyltransferase yields the protein MKVLLVASKGDFKEDMSKVTGIGRYSREVYNGLSNAGINVTILPLYDYSSLPSSILTTVKGIFHNYSGYDIIHILSPKPLIPIRKGKAKLITTVHDLFFLKYKESEPMPLMKRFYVKSILSSDTIITVSSLVKEDVERLGYKKKVFVVSPGIDERFFNKPIVKKRRRDIVKLGYIGMIDSERKNVVRGIRAFKKLKEKNVVFELWGSYNPNSEIFKEILKEAKEDPRIRIMGPTPEDRLVETYDAFDYFLFPTKEEGFGFPIVEANARGVPIIVFEDARIPEEVCKYCIRLKEDDFSIPDKNFDEEKLKKFARNFSWRNSLENLLKVYNEITK from the coding sequence ATGAAAGTACTTCTAGTGGCTAGTAAAGGGGACTTCAAGGAAGATATGAGCAAAGTAACTGGTATAGGGAGGTATTCCAGAGAAGTCTATAATGGCTTAAGCAATGCAGGGATTAACGTTACTATTTTACCCCTTTACGATTACTCTTCACTCCCATCTTCCATTTTAACTACAGTCAAAGGAATATTTCACAATTACTCCGGCTATGATATTATACATATTCTATCTCCTAAGCCTCTTATTCCGATAAGGAAAGGCAAGGCAAAGTTAATAACTACCGTACACGATTTATTTTTTCTTAAATACAAGGAATCAGAACCAATGCCTTTAATGAAAAGATTTTACGTTAAGAGTATATTAAGTTCCGATACAATTATAACAGTCTCAAGTTTAGTGAAAGAAGACGTAGAAAGACTGGGTTATAAGAAAAAGGTTTTCGTAGTTAGCCCAGGAATAGATGAAAGGTTCTTTAATAAACCTATAGTAAAGAAGAGGAGAAGAGATATAGTAAAATTAGGTTATATAGGAATGATAGACTCAGAAAGGAAAAACGTAGTTAGGGGGATAAGAGCCTTTAAGAAATTAAAAGAGAAGAACGTAGTTTTTGAATTATGGGGAAGTTATAATCCTAATAGTGAAATATTTAAGGAAATTTTGAAGGAAGCAAAAGAAGATCCTAGAATAAGGATAATGGGACCAACTCCAGAAGATAGACTGGTAGAGACCTATGACGCATTTGACTATTTCCTCTTTCCAACTAAAGAGGAAGGCTTTGGATTTCCCATTGTTGAAGCTAATGCTAGAGGAGTCCCAATAATAGTGTTTGAAGACGCTAGGATACCAGAAGAAGTTTGTAAATATTGTATAAGATTAAAAGAAGATGATTTTAGCATTCCAGACAAAAATTTTGATGAAGAGAAGTTGAAAAAATTCGCTAGAAATTTTTCTTGGAGAAATTCCTTAGAAAATTTATTAAAGGTGTATAATGAGATCACAAAATAA
- a CDS encoding FkbM family methyltransferase: MISKAKYAFIYFRFFKDIVPLIYLFLDMFSGKYSEKLVKIRINNVALSLPVAAIREFLLYAEKERIDKISVDTREKCIIINSDKIPINEMWGIGAYVRGWRYRDGVWVYKDVKFKHMIFTVYETFNEQEYYDPEIKGKEVIDIGGGVGDTAVYFTKIGASKVVVVEPLPILINEIQENLKLNGVEDKVIVINAALSSSNGKTKVPNNFNIYYSFSYKTDNKGDVEIDKITLSDILKLVNNPYLLKIDCEGCEYEVIMYDYENVKKFHKIIFEFHFPKKIQEVLKRLSKDFECEATKGKLTYIVRCTRKHKR; the protein is encoded by the coding sequence ATGATAAGTAAAGCTAAGTACGCTTTCATCTATTTTAGATTTTTTAAAGATATCGTTCCGCTTATTTATCTTTTTCTGGATATGTTTAGCGGAAAATATAGCGAAAAATTAGTAAAGATAAGAATTAATAACGTAGCGTTAAGCTTGCCTGTAGCAGCAATAAGGGAATTTTTATTATATGCAGAAAAGGAAAGAATAGATAAAATATCTGTGGATACAAGAGAAAAGTGTATTATAATTAACTCTGATAAAATTCCTATAAATGAGATGTGGGGGATTGGTGCTTACGTTCGTGGTTGGAGATACAGAGATGGAGTTTGGGTTTATAAAGACGTTAAATTTAAACATATGATATTCACGGTGTATGAAACGTTTAACGAGCAAGAATATTATGACCCCGAAATTAAAGGTAAAGAAGTCATAGATATAGGTGGTGGAGTAGGAGATACTGCAGTTTACTTCACAAAAATAGGAGCATCTAAAGTAGTTGTTGTGGAACCGCTACCGATACTAATTAATGAAATTCAAGAAAATCTTAAATTAAATGGTGTTGAAGATAAAGTGATAGTAATTAATGCTGCCTTAAGCTCGTCTAATGGGAAAACTAAAGTCCCAAACAACTTTAACATTTACTATTCATTTTCTTATAAAACAGATAATAAGGGAGATGTAGAGATTGATAAGATAACACTTAGCGATATATTAAAATTGGTAAATAATCCTTACCTCCTGAAGATAGACTGTGAAGGATGTGAGTACGAAGTTATAATGTATGATTACGAGAATGTGAAGAAGTTTCATAAAATAATTTTCGAATTCCATTTTCCTAAAAAGATCCAGGAAGTATTAAAGCGATTAAGTAAAGATTTTGAATGTGAAGCGACTAAAGGCAAATTAACATATATCGTCAGATGTACTAGAAAACATAAACGCTAA
- a CDS encoding glycosyltransferase, whose protein sequence is MIGTVIPFRIYATFVGGGGLHVKEVLERLSKKTEILALPQLNEINLLKHYNICDKLDNLPFMLPKVIKRACNGEKFSYEEILQEYKKETKDVKILYEPLADFYMNTSSRLLKFKLFLSSFKPTIPCNEDLSVDAYCISKISGKKLVTVIQTDYFRSYYSAFRFLYGSLKYRIGDPLFSLKYRYAFFNIAKFKRIMREPLVKYILLVSKGTLDSVNLKSDKIKVLDPGNAFNPEILKYRTKQKEDYLVFWARLNYLKGIFEIPYILREVIKVKNNAKLIIFGKFPNNNEKEKLFEIIKKLGLEKNIIYLGFISDDEKYKIVSKARALIYPTHEDVFPLVILESLAVGTPVVSYDLPGPMSVYGSLDAVKFVKEFDVKAMAKEVLKILSMKEEDYFNLIYNEKLDKFLEKHNNWDKVADEIFKYLSD, encoded by the coding sequence ATGATTGGTACAGTCATTCCATTCAGAATATATGCAACATTCGTAGGTGGAGGTGGTCTTCATGTAAAAGAGGTTTTAGAGCGATTATCTAAAAAGACTGAGATATTAGCCTTACCACAACTTAATGAAATTAACCTTCTTAAACACTACAATATCTGTGATAAACTAGATAATTTACCTTTTATGCTTCCTAAAGTGATCAAGAGAGCATGTAATGGCGAAAAATTTTCTTATGAGGAAATTTTACAAGAGTATAAGAAGGAAACAAAAGACGTTAAAATACTATACGAACCATTAGCAGATTTTTACATGAATACGTCTTCTCGATTACTAAAGTTTAAACTTTTTTTGAGTTCTTTTAAACCAACCATCCCATGTAATGAAGATCTTTCAGTTGACGCTTACTGTATCTCAAAGATTTCTGGTAAAAAGTTAGTAACTGTGATTCAAACTGATTATTTTAGATCGTATTATAGTGCATTTAGATTCTTGTATGGAAGTCTAAAATACCGCATAGGAGATCCTCTCTTTTCTCTTAAATATAGATATGCATTTTTTAATATAGCTAAGTTTAAACGGATTATGAGAGAGCCTTTAGTTAAATATATTCTTTTAGTTAGTAAAGGGACTTTAGATTCTGTAAACTTAAAAAGTGATAAGATTAAAGTTCTTGATCCAGGAAATGCCTTTAATCCAGAGATACTAAAATATAGGACTAAGCAAAAGGAAGACTATCTAGTCTTCTGGGCTAGGTTAAATTACCTAAAAGGTATATTTGAAATTCCCTATATATTAAGAGAGGTAATCAAGGTTAAGAATAATGCTAAATTAATTATATTTGGAAAATTCCCAAATAATAACGAAAAAGAGAAACTTTTTGAGATAATAAAAAAATTAGGTTTAGAAAAAAATATAATTTATCTAGGTTTCATATCAGATGACGAAAAATATAAAATAGTTAGTAAAGCAAGGGCATTAATATATCCTACTCATGAAGATGTGTTCCCTTTAGTAATTTTAGAGTCGTTAGCGGTAGGAACACCAGTAGTTTCGTATGACTTACCTGGACCTATGAGCGTCTACGGAAGTCTAGATGCTGTAAAGTTTGTAAAGGAATTTGACGTAAAAGCTATGGCTAAGGAAGTATTAAAAATCCTATCTATGAAGGAAGAAGATTATTTCAATCTAATATATAATGAAAAACTTGATAAATTTCTGGAAAAACATAATAACTGGGATAAAGTTGCAGATGAAATATTTAAATATCTTTCTGATTAA